The following proteins are co-located in the Pseudomonas sp. ATCC 13867 genome:
- a CDS encoding SurA N-terminal domain-containing protein: MLQNIRDNSQGWISKAILGVIVVLMALTGFDQIIRATQHENVAAQVNGDDIGLPEVQQAVDMQRRQLMQRLGKDFDASMLDDKLLKDSALKSLIERKLVLQAAQNDKFAFSQQALDQLIVQTPEFQVDGKFNADRFDQVIRQMGYDRMQFRRMFGEEMLIGQLRAGIAGTGFVTDDELKAFARLEKQTRDFATLTLKADPSKSKVEDSEIKAYYDAHSTEFMTPEQVTLDYIELKKSGFFDQVEVKKEDLDALYQKEIAGLAEQRDAAHILIEVNDKQNDQQAKAKIDEIKARLDKGEDFATLAKELSNDVGSAANGGDLGYAGRGVYDPAFEDALYALKKDEVSAPVKTPYGWHLIKLLGVEAPEVPTFDSLKPKLEQEVKTQLVEQRFVDATKQLESAAYEASDLSQPAQDMGLKVQTSKPFGREGGEGVTANRQVIQAAFSPEVLEDGANSGAIELDPDTVVVLRVKEHLKPEQETLEQVSATIRTRLQQEHAAADAKSRGEALLASLRDGKTPLNQDQEGQSWKVVEAASRSQEGVEPVVLQGVFRMAHPVSADKPSLSGVALPNGDFVLVRLSGVSEPEAKMTDEEKAMYQRFLASRSGQEDFAAFRRQLQEQAKIEKFDTAK, translated from the coding sequence ATGCTGCAAAACATCAGGGACAATTCTCAAGGCTGGATCAGTAAGGCCATCCTGGGGGTCATCGTTGTCCTCATGGCTTTGACCGGGTTCGATCAGATCATTCGCGCAACCCAACACGAGAACGTCGCCGCACAGGTCAATGGTGACGACATCGGACTGCCTGAAGTACAGCAGGCCGTGGACATGCAGCGTCGCCAACTGATGCAGCGTCTGGGCAAGGACTTCGATGCCTCCATGCTCGACGACAAGCTGCTCAAGGATTCCGCGCTGAAGTCGCTCATCGAGCGCAAGCTGGTTCTGCAGGCCGCCCAGAACGACAAGTTCGCCTTCTCCCAGCAGGCGCTGGACCAACTGATCGTGCAGACCCCCGAGTTCCAGGTGGACGGCAAGTTCAACGCCGACCGCTTCGACCAGGTCATCCGCCAGATGGGCTACGATCGCATGCAGTTCCGTCGCATGTTCGGCGAGGAAATGCTGATCGGTCAGCTGCGCGCCGGCATCGCCGGTACCGGCTTCGTCACCGACGACGAGCTGAAGGCCTTTGCCCGCCTGGAAAAGCAGACCCGCGACTTCGCCACCCTGACCCTCAAGGCCGACCCGTCCAAGAGCAAGGTCGAGGACAGCGAGATCAAGGCGTACTACGACGCCCACAGCACCGAGTTCATGACCCCCGAGCAGGTCACCCTCGACTATATCGAGCTGAAGAAATCCGGCTTCTTCGATCAGGTCGAGGTGAAGAAGGAAGACCTCGATGCCCTGTACCAGAAGGAAATTGCCGGTCTCGCCGAGCAGCGCGACGCCGCGCACATCCTGATCGAGGTGAATGACAAGCAGAACGACCAGCAGGCCAAGGCCAAGATCGACGAGATCAAGGCGCGTCTGGACAAGGGCGAAGACTTCGCCACGCTGGCCAAGGAGCTGTCCAACGACGTGGGTTCGGCCGCCAATGGCGGCGACCTGGGCTATGCCGGTCGTGGCGTGTATGACCCGGCCTTCGAAGACGCCCTGTATGCGCTGAAGAAGGACGAGGTTTCCGCTCCGGTGAAAACCCCCTATGGCTGGCACCTGATCAAGCTGCTGGGCGTCGAGGCGCCGGAGGTTCCGACCTTCGACAGCCTGAAGCCGAAGCTGGAGCAGGAAGTGAAGACCCAACTGGTCGAGCAGCGCTTCGTCGATGCCACCAAGCAGCTGGAAAGCGCCGCTTACGAGGCGTCCGACCTGTCCCAGCCGGCCCAGGACATGGGGCTGAAGGTGCAGACCAGCAAGCCGTTCGGCCGTGAAGGCGGCGAGGGCGTGACCGCGAACCGTCAGGTCATCCAGGCGGCGTTCAGCCCCGAGGTGCTCGAAGACGGTGCCAACAGCGGCGCCATCGAGCTGGACCCGGACACCGTGGTCGTACTGCGGGTCAAGGAACACCTCAAGCCTGAGCAGGAAACCCTGGAGCAGGTGAGCGCGACCATTCGCACCCGTCTGCAGCAGGAGCATGCGGCCGCCGATGCCAAGTCTCGCGGCGAAGCGCTGCTTGCCAGTCTGCGCGATGGCAAGACTCCGCTGAACCAGGATCAGGAAGGACAGAGCTGGAAGGTAGTGGAAGCCGCTTCCCGCAGCCAGGAAGGCGTCGAGCCAGTCGTGCTGCAGGGCGTGTTCCGCATGGCGCACCCGGTCTCGGCCGACAAGCCGAGCCTGTCTGGCGTGGCGCTGCCCAATGGTGACTTCGTGCTGGTGCGTCTCTCCGGTGTCAGCGAGCCGGAAGCCAAGATGACCGACGAGGAGAAGGCCATGTACCAGCGCTTCCTAGCTTCGCGCAGTGGCCAGGAAGACTTCGCTGCCTTCCGTCGTCAACTGCAGGAGCAGGCGAAGATCGAGAAGTTCGATACCGCCAAGTAA
- the fabI gene encoding enoyl-ACP reductase FabI, whose translation MGFLSGKRALIVGVASKLSIASGIAAAMHREGAELAFTYQNAKLKERVEAFAAGWGSRAELCFPCDVASDADIAAVFSELGKHWGSLDIIVHSVGFAPSDQLDGDFTEVTTRDGFRIAHNISAYSFIALAKAGRKMMKGRNGSLLTLSYLGAERTLPNYNVMGMAKASLEAGVRYLAGSLGPEGIRVNAVSAGPIRTLAASGVKSFRKMLAANERQTPLRRNVTIEEVGNAGAFLCSDLASGISGEILYVDGGLNTTIMGPLDDDNTQNGLL comes from the coding sequence GTGGGATTTCTGAGCGGCAAGCGCGCGCTGATCGTCGGCGTCGCCAGCAAACTCTCCATCGCCTCCGGTATCGCCGCCGCGATGCACCGCGAAGGCGCGGAACTGGCCTTCACCTACCAGAACGCCAAGCTCAAGGAACGCGTCGAGGCGTTCGCCGCCGGCTGGGGCTCTCGTGCCGAGCTGTGCTTCCCCTGCGATGTCGCCAGCGACGCCGATATCGCGGCGGTGTTCAGCGAGCTGGGCAAACACTGGGGCAGCCTGGACATCATCGTCCATTCCGTGGGCTTCGCACCCAGCGACCAGCTCGATGGCGACTTCACGGAAGTCACCACCCGCGACGGCTTCAGGATCGCCCACAACATCAGCGCCTACAGCTTCATCGCCCTGGCCAAGGCCGGCCGCAAAATGATGAAAGGCCGCAACGGCAGCCTGCTCACCCTCTCCTATCTCGGCGCCGAACGCACCCTGCCCAACTACAACGTGATGGGCATGGCCAAGGCCAGCCTGGAAGCCGGCGTCCGCTACCTGGCTGGCAGCCTCGGTCCGGAGGGCATCCGGGTCAACGCCGTTTCCGCAGGTCCGATCCGCACCTTGGCGGCATCGGGCGTCAAGAGCTTCCGCAAGATGCTCGCCGCCAACGAACGGCAGACGCCCCTGCGCCGCAACGTGACCATCGAGGAAGTCGGCAACGCCGGCGCCTTCCTTTGCTCCGACCTGGCCAGCGGCATCAGCGGCGAGATTCTCTACGTCGACGGCGGGCTCAACACCACCATCATGGGGCCGCTGGACGACGACAACACGCAAAACGGCCTGCTGTAG
- a CDS encoding ABC transporter ATP-binding protein gives MTHSENLIEVRDLSVDFLCGNETVHAVEKISFDIRKGETLALVGESGSGKSVSAHSILRLLPYPTASHPSGSIHYAGKDLLKLPESKLRGIRGNRIAMVFQEPMTSLNPLHTIEKQIGEVLALHKGMNSAQARARTLELLDLVGIPNPASRLKAYPHELSGGQRQRVMIAMALACEPELLIADEPTTALDVTVQLKILDLLRDLQQRLGMAMLLITHDLNLVRRIAHRVCVMQHGCIVEQAPCESLFESPQHPYTRELLGAEPSGNPADNPPGPALLDVNDLRVWFPIKKGVFRRTVDHVKAVDGIDFSLPRGQTLGIVGESGSGKSTLGLAILRLINSQGGIRFEGNNLEGMNQSEVRPLRREMQVVFQDPFGSLSPRMSVGQIVGEGLEIHGIGTPEEREQAIIDALKEVGLDPDTRHRYPHEFSGGQRQRIAIARALVLKPALILLDEPTSALDRTVQRQVVELLRRLQAKYNLTYLFISHDLAVVKALSHQLMVIRHGKVVEQGSAEQVFSAPQHAYTQQLLEAAFMVPAHTH, from the coding sequence ATGACCCACAGCGAAAACCTCATCGAAGTCCGCGACCTCTCGGTGGACTTCCTCTGCGGCAACGAGACGGTCCATGCGGTGGAGAAGATCAGCTTCGACATCCGCAAAGGCGAGACCCTGGCACTGGTGGGCGAAAGCGGCTCCGGCAAGTCGGTGAGCGCCCACTCCATCCTGCGCCTGCTGCCCTACCCCACGGCCAGCCACCCTTCCGGCAGCATCCACTACGCCGGCAAGGATCTGCTGAAGCTGCCCGAAAGCAAGCTGCGCGGCATTCGCGGCAACCGCATCGCGATGGTGTTCCAGGAGCCGATGACCTCGCTGAACCCGCTGCACACCATCGAGAAGCAGATCGGCGAAGTCCTGGCCCTGCACAAGGGCATGAACTCCGCCCAGGCGCGGGCGCGCACCCTGGAGCTGCTGGACCTGGTCGGCATTCCCAACCCGGCCAGTCGCCTGAAGGCCTATCCCCACGAACTCTCCGGCGGCCAGCGGCAACGGGTGATGATCGCAATGGCGCTGGCCTGCGAGCCGGAACTATTGATCGCCGACGAGCCGACCACCGCGCTGGACGTCACCGTGCAGCTGAAGATCCTCGACCTGCTGCGCGACCTGCAGCAGCGCCTGGGCATGGCCATGCTGCTGATCACCCACGATCTCAACCTGGTGCGACGTATCGCCCACCGCGTGTGCGTCATGCAGCATGGCTGCATCGTCGAACAGGCACCGTGCGAGAGTCTGTTCGAGTCGCCCCAGCATCCCTACACCCGTGAACTGCTGGGCGCGGAGCCCAGCGGCAATCCGGCCGACAACCCGCCCGGCCCGGCGCTGCTGGACGTGAACGACCTGCGGGTCTGGTTCCCGATCAAGAAAGGCGTGTTCCGCCGCACAGTGGATCACGTCAAGGCGGTGGACGGCATCGACTTCAGCCTGCCCCGCGGGCAGACCCTGGGCATCGTCGGCGAAAGCGGCTCGGGCAAGTCCACCCTCGGCCTGGCCATCCTGCGCCTGATCAACAGCCAGGGCGGTATCCGCTTCGAAGGCAACAACCTGGAAGGCATGAACCAGAGCGAAGTGCGCCCCTTGCGGCGCGAAATGCAGGTGGTCTTCCAGGATCCCTTCGGCAGCCTGAGTCCGCGCATGTCGGTGGGGCAGATCGTCGGTGAAGGCCTGGAGATCCACGGAATCGGCACTCCCGAGGAACGCGAGCAGGCCATCATCGATGCGCTGAAGGAAGTCGGCCTCGACCCGGACACCCGCCACCGCTATCCCCACGAATTCTCCGGCGGGCAGCGGCAGCGCATCGCCATTGCCAGGGCCCTGGTGCTCAAGCCGGCGCTGATCCTGCTCGACGAACCGACCTCGGCGCTCGACCGCACCGTGCAGCGCCAGGTGGTGGAACTGCTGCGCCGCCTGCAGGCCAAGTACAACCTGACCTACCTGTTCATCAGCCATGACCTGGCGGTGGTCAAGGCGCTGAGCCACCAACTGATGGTGATCCGCCACGGCAAGGTAGTCGAACAGGGCTCGGCGGAGCAGGTGTTCTCCGCGCCGCAGCACGCCTATACGCAACAACTGCTGGAAGCCGCCTTCATGGTTCCGGCGCACACGCACTGA
- a CDS encoding ABC transporter permease — MRLSPINQRRWARFKANKRGWWSLWLFLVLFIASLGAELIANDKPLAIRYDGSWYFPVVKRYPETTFGGEFPMEANYKSPYMREQIAQKDGWILWPPIAYSYDTINYDLRVPAPSPPTGENWLGTDDQARDVLARVIYGFRISVLFALTLTVLSSIIGVTVGALQGFYGGWTDLLGQRFLEIWSGLPVLYLLIILASFVQPGFWWLLGIMLLFSWMSLVDVVRAEFLRGRNLEYVRAARALGMRNGAIMFRHILPNAMISTLTFMPFILTGAIGTLTSLDFLGFGLPAGAPSLGELVAQGKSNLQAPWLGISAFVVLAVMLSLLVFIGEAARDAFDPRK; from the coding sequence ATGCGCCTGTCTCCCATCAATCAGCGCCGCTGGGCGCGCTTCAAGGCCAACAAACGCGGCTGGTGGTCGCTCTGGCTGTTCCTCGTGCTGTTCATCGCAAGCCTGGGCGCCGAACTGATCGCCAACGACAAGCCACTGGCCATCCGCTATGACGGCAGTTGGTACTTCCCGGTGGTCAAGCGCTACCCGGAAACCACCTTCGGCGGCGAATTCCCTATGGAGGCGAACTACAAGAGCCCCTACATGCGCGAGCAGATCGCGCAGAAGGACGGCTGGATTCTCTGGCCGCCGATCGCCTACAGCTACGACACCATCAACTACGACCTGCGCGTCCCGGCTCCCTCCCCGCCCACCGGCGAGAACTGGCTGGGTACCGACGACCAGGCGCGCGACGTGCTCGCGCGGGTGATCTACGGCTTCCGCATCTCGGTACTCTTCGCCCTCACTCTCACCGTGCTCAGCTCCATCATCGGCGTCACCGTGGGCGCCTTGCAGGGCTTCTACGGCGGCTGGACCGACCTGCTCGGCCAGCGCTTCCTGGAAATCTGGTCGGGCCTGCCGGTGCTCTACCTGCTGATCATCCTCGCCAGCTTCGTGCAGCCGGGCTTCTGGTGGCTGCTGGGGATCATGCTGCTGTTCTCCTGGATGAGCCTGGTGGATGTGGTGCGCGCCGAATTCCTCCGTGGCCGCAACCTGGAATACGTGCGCGCGGCGCGAGCACTGGGCATGCGCAACGGAGCGATCATGTTCCGCCACATCCTGCCCAACGCGATGATCTCCACCCTGACCTTCATGCCGTTCATTCTCACCGGCGCCATCGGCACCCTGACCTCCCTGGACTTCCTCGGCTTCGGCCTGCCCGCCGGCGCACCGTCGCTGGGCGAGCTGGTGGCCCAGGGCAAATCCAACCTGCAGGCGCCCTGGCTCGGCATCAGCGCCTTCGTGGTGCTGGCGGTGATGCTCAGCCTGCTGGTGTTCATCGGCGAAGCCGCCCGTGATGCCTTCGACCCGAGGAAGTGA
- a CDS encoding microcin C ABC transporter permease YejB, protein MLAYILRRLLLIIPTLFGILLINFIIIQAAPGGPVEQMIAKLEGFDAASGGATGRISGGGGEVAAAGTHYRGAQGLDPELVKEIERMYGFDKPAPERFWIMLKNYVHLDFGQSFFRDAKVTDLIVEKLPVSISLGLWSTLIMYLVSIPLGIAKAVRHGSHFDVWTSSAIIIGYAIPAFLFAILLVVLFAGGSYWDWFPLRGLTSNNFDELTWGGKIRDYFWHLALPITALVIGNFATITLLTKNSFLDEIGKQYVVTARAKGLTERRVLYGHVFRNAMLLVIAGLPSALLGIFFTGALLIEVIFSLDGLGLLSFEAALNRDYPVVFGTLFIFTLFGLIMKLISDVLYTLVDPRIDFENRE, encoded by the coding sequence ATGCTGGCCTACATCCTGCGGCGCCTGCTGCTGATCATCCCGACCCTGTTCGGCATCCTGCTGATCAACTTCATCATCATCCAGGCCGCCCCCGGCGGCCCGGTGGAGCAGATGATCGCCAAGCTGGAGGGCTTCGACGCCGCCAGCGGCGGCGCCACCGGGCGCATCTCCGGCGGTGGCGGTGAAGTGGCCGCGGCCGGCACGCACTACCGCGGCGCCCAGGGCCTGGACCCTGAACTGGTGAAGGAAATCGAGCGCATGTACGGCTTCGACAAGCCGGCGCCCGAGCGCTTCTGGATCATGCTCAAGAACTACGTGCACCTGGACTTCGGCCAGAGCTTCTTCCGCGACGCCAAGGTCACCGACCTGATCGTCGAGAAGCTGCCCGTCTCCATCTCCCTGGGGCTGTGGAGCACGCTGATCATGTACCTGGTGTCGATCCCGCTGGGCATCGCCAAGGCCGTGCGCCACGGCAGCCACTTCGACGTCTGGACCAGCTCGGCGATCATCATCGGCTACGCCATCCCGGCCTTCCTCTTCGCCATCCTGCTGGTGGTGCTGTTCGCCGGCGGCAGCTACTGGGACTGGTTCCCCTTGCGCGGGCTGACCTCCAACAACTTCGACGAGCTGACCTGGGGCGGCAAGATCCGCGACTACTTCTGGCACCTGGCCTTACCCATCACCGCGCTGGTGATCGGCAACTTCGCCACCATCACCCTGCTGACCAAGAACAGCTTCCTCGACGAGATCGGCAAGCAGTACGTGGTCACCGCCCGCGCCAAGGGCCTCACCGAGCGCCGCGTGCTCTACGGTCACGTGTTCCGCAACGCCATGCTGCTGGTCATCGCCGGCCTGCCCTCGGCGCTGCTGGGCATCTTCTTCACCGGTGCGCTGCTGATCGAAGTGATCTTCTCCCTCGACGGCCTCGGCCTGCTCAGCTTCGAGGCGGCGCTGAACCGCGACTACCCGGTGGTGTTCGGCACGCTGTTCATTTTCACCCTGTTCGGCCTGATCATGAAGCTGATCAGCGACGTCCTCTACACGCTGGTCGATCCGCGCATCGACTTCGAGAACCGGGAGTAA
- a CDS encoding extracellular solute-binding protein: MKSPRRAALFAGLLLGLLGSAQAAPQHAITLYDEAPKYPADFKHFDFVNADAPKGGTLRLSDFGGFDSLNPFIAKGNSAPQINLIYDTLTFHSLDEPFTEYGLLAEKIEKDPEHRFVRFYLRPEARFQDGTPVTAEDVVFTFETLMKDGDPMYRNYYADVDKVVAEDKLRVRFDFKHGNNRELPLILGQLSILPKHWWASRDFNKTGMEPPLGSGPYRIAKVDAGRSIRYERVKDWWGEKLAVNRGFNNFDAVVVDSYRDLTVALEAFKAGQFDFNDERIAKNWATAYDSPAVRDGRIVREEPVNGNPWGMQGYAFNLRRPVFQDARVREAITQLFDFEWTNKQLFFGSYLRDGSYFENSEMAAHQLPDAEELKILEPLRDKLPPQVFTQVYVPPTSDGSGIIREQKRKAYQLLLDAGYKIENDKMVGPDGKQLSFEFMLAQADFERVLLPFKRNLAELGIDMQLRRVDVSQYVNRLRSRDYDMIVSSWPQSNSPGNEQREFWHSSSADKPGSRNFIGLRDPGIDALVEGLINAGSRESLVRHARALDRALLWGHYVVPNWYLGTWRIAYWNRIAHPKKLPPYSYALMTWWQARDQAVPTKTDARTASETPVDGALAQGAN, from the coding sequence ATGAAGAGCCCCCGCCGCGCCGCGCTGTTCGCCGGCCTGTTGCTGGGACTGCTGGGCAGTGCGCAGGCCGCGCCGCAGCACGCCATCACTCTCTATGACGAAGCGCCGAAGTACCCGGCCGACTTCAAGCACTTCGACTTCGTCAATGCCGACGCGCCCAAGGGCGGCACCCTGCGCCTCTCCGACTTCGGCGGCTTCGACAGCCTCAACCCCTTCATCGCCAAGGGCAACTCCGCGCCGCAGATCAACCTGATCTACGACACCCTGACCTTCCACTCCCTCGACGAGCCCTTCACCGAATACGGCCTGCTCGCCGAGAAGATCGAGAAGGACCCGGAGCATCGCTTCGTGCGTTTCTACCTGCGCCCCGAGGCGAGATTCCAGGATGGCACGCCGGTCACCGCCGAGGATGTGGTGTTCACCTTCGAGACCCTGATGAAGGATGGCGACCCGATGTACCGCAACTACTACGCGGACGTCGACAAGGTGGTGGCCGAGGACAAGCTGCGCGTGCGCTTCGACTTCAAGCACGGCAACAACCGCGAACTGCCGCTGATTCTCGGTCAGCTGTCGATCCTGCCCAAGCACTGGTGGGCCAGCCGCGACTTCAACAAGACCGGCATGGAGCCGCCGCTGGGCAGCGGCCCGTACCGCATCGCCAAGGTCGACGCCGGCCGCTCGATCCGCTACGAGCGGGTGAAGGACTGGTGGGGCGAGAAGCTGGCGGTGAACCGCGGCTTCAACAATTTCGACGCCGTGGTGGTGGACTCCTACCGCGACCTCACCGTCGCCCTGGAGGCGTTCAAGGCCGGGCAGTTCGACTTCAACGACGAGCGCATCGCCAAGAACTGGGCCACCGCCTACGATTCCCCTGCGGTGCGCGACGGCCGCATCGTTCGCGAGGAGCCGGTCAACGGCAACCCCTGGGGCATGCAGGGCTACGCCTTCAACCTGCGCCGCCCGGTGTTCCAGGACGCCCGCGTGCGCGAAGCGATCACCCAGCTGTTCGACTTCGAGTGGACCAACAAGCAACTGTTCTTCGGTTCCTATCTGCGCGACGGCAGCTACTTCGAGAACTCCGAGATGGCCGCGCACCAACTGCCCGACGCCGAGGAGCTGAAGATTCTCGAACCGCTGCGCGACAAGCTGCCGCCGCAAGTCTTCACCCAGGTCTACGTACCGCCCACCAGCGACGGCAGCGGCATCATCCGCGAGCAGAAGCGCAAGGCCTACCAGTTGCTGCTGGACGCCGGCTACAAGATCGAGAACGACAAGATGGTCGGCCCCGACGGCAAGCAGCTCAGTTTCGAGTTCATGCTCGCCCAGGCCGACTTCGAGCGCGTGCTGCTGCCCTTCAAGCGTAACCTCGCCGAACTGGGCATCGACATGCAGCTGCGCCGGGTCGACGTCTCGCAGTACGTCAACCGCCTGCGCTCGCGGGACTACGACATGATCGTCAGCAGTTGGCCGCAGTCCAACTCACCGGGCAACGAGCAGCGCGAGTTCTGGCACTCCAGCAGCGCCGACAAGCCCGGCAGCCGCAACTTCATCGGCCTGCGCGATCCGGGCATCGACGCCCTGGTGGAGGGCCTGATCAACGCCGGCTCCCGCGAGAGCCTGGTGCGCCACGCCCGCGCCCTCGACCGCGCGCTGCTCTGGGGACACTACGTGGTGCCCAACTGGTACCTGGGCACCTGGCGCATCGCCTACTGGAACCGTATCGCCCACCCGAAAAAACTGCCGCCCTACAGCTATGCCCTGATGACCTGGTGGCAGGCACGCGACCAGGCGGTGCCAACCAAGACGGACGCCAGGACCGCGAGCGAAACGCCGGTTGACGGTGCCCTCGCCCAAGGGGCCAACTGA
- a CDS encoding extracellular solute-binding protein codes for MRHLPLLLLGLLLGLPASAQITERHGYAQFGDLKYPASFDHFDWVNPRAPKGGTLRLMGLGSFDTLNPYTLKGSPPISTADFLQYGVSELNEPLMVGTGLYDPSGDEPASSYGLIAGSVEYAEDRSWVVFNLRPQARFHDGKPITAYDVAFSYRTLLTHGHPMYRTALQEVQRVDILSAQRIRFVFKRHDNPLLILRLGEMPVLPQHYWKGRNFQATTLEPPLGSGPYRITEVTPGRRLVFERVKDWWGANLPVNRGKYNFDRVEVEFYRDAGIAFEAFKAGEFDFYIEHQAKNWRSGYHFPALRRGDVIRAEIPHQIPTQTQALFMNTRRSTFADRRLREALGMMFDFEWTNRALFNDAYARASSYYPNSSFTATGVPQGKEWLLLSPYRKQLPDELFSRPFTVPVTKGHGIPRETLRHALGLLADAGWKLSGDRLLDAGGKPLRFEILLVNPSLERILQPYRENLASIGIDASLRTVDRAQYKQRLDQFDYDMILMTLPQTLSPGLEQWQYFHSSQVSVKGSKNYAGIANPVADAMLEKLLGATDRDQQQAAARALDRVLLWQHYSIPNWYLNKHRLAYRNRFAFVTTPPYTLGLRAWWQKNQENTL; via the coding sequence ATGCGTCACCTGCCTCTCCTGCTCCTCGGCCTCCTGCTCGGCCTGCCCGCCTCGGCCCAGATCACTGAACGCCACGGCTACGCACAGTTCGGCGACCTGAAATACCCCGCCAGCTTCGACCATTTCGACTGGGTCAACCCCAGGGCGCCCAAAGGCGGCACTCTGCGCCTGATGGGCCTGGGCAGCTTCGACACCCTCAACCCCTACACCCTCAAGGGCAGCCCGCCGATCAGCACCGCCGACTTCCTGCAGTACGGCGTCAGCGAGCTGAACGAGCCGCTGATGGTCGGCACCGGCCTCTATGACCCGTCGGGGGACGAGCCCGCCTCCAGCTACGGCCTGATCGCCGGCAGCGTCGAATACGCCGAAGACCGCAGTTGGGTGGTGTTCAACCTGCGGCCGCAGGCACGCTTCCACGACGGCAAACCGATCACCGCCTACGACGTGGCGTTCTCCTACCGCACCCTGCTCACGCACGGGCACCCGATGTACCGCACCGCACTGCAGGAAGTGCAGCGAGTCGACATCCTCTCGGCCCAGCGCATCCGTTTCGTCTTCAAGCGCCACGACAACCCGCTGCTGATCCTGCGCCTGGGCGAGATGCCGGTGCTGCCGCAACACTACTGGAAAGGCCGTAACTTCCAGGCCACCACCCTCGAGCCGCCGCTGGGCAGCGGCCCCTACCGGATCACCGAAGTGACGCCCGGCCGGCGCCTGGTATTCGAGCGGGTGAAAGACTGGTGGGGCGCGAACCTGCCGGTGAATCGCGGCAAGTACAACTTCGACCGGGTCGAAGTGGAGTTCTACCGCGACGCCGGCATCGCCTTCGAAGCCTTCAAGGCCGGCGAGTTCGATTTCTACATCGAGCACCAGGCGAAGAACTGGCGCAGCGGCTACCACTTCCCGGCGCTACGCCGGGGCGACGTGATCCGGGCGGAGATTCCACACCAGATCCCGACCCAGACCCAGGCGCTGTTCATGAACACCCGCCGCTCGACCTTCGCCGACCGCCGCCTGCGCGAAGCGCTGGGGATGATGTTCGACTTCGAATGGACCAACCGCGCACTGTTCAACGATGCCTACGCGCGCGCCAGCAGCTACTACCCCAACAGCAGCTTCACCGCCACCGGCGTGCCCCAGGGCAAGGAATGGCTGCTGCTCTCCCCCTACCGCAAGCAACTGCCGGACGAGCTGTTCAGCCGTCCCTTCACGGTGCCGGTCACCAAAGGCCACGGCATTCCGCGGGAAACCCTGCGCCACGCATTGGGTCTATTGGCCGACGCCGGCTGGAAACTCTCCGGCGACCGTCTGCTGGACGCCGGCGGCAAGCCGCTGCGCTTCGAAATCCTGCTGGTCAACCCCAGCCTGGAACGCATCCTCCAGCCGTATCGCGAGAATCTCGCCAGCATTGGTATCGATGCGAGCTTGCGCACCGTGGACCGCGCCCAGTACAAACAGCGTCTGGACCAGTTCGACTACGACATGATTCTGATGACCCTGCCCCAGACCCTGAGCCCCGGCCTCGAACAATGGCAGTACTTTCACTCCAGCCAGGTATCGGTGAAGGGCAGCAAGAACTATGCGGGCATCGCCAACCCCGTGGCGGACGCGATGCTCGAGAAACTCCTCGGCGCCACCGACCGCGACCAGCAGCAAGCCGCGGCCCGCGCCCTGGACCGGGTGCTGCTGTGGCAGCACTACAGCATTCCCAACTGGTACCTGAACAAGCATCGACTGGCGTACCGCAACCGCTTCGCTTTCGTCACCACGCCGCCCTACACCCTGGGCCTGCGCGCCTGGTGGCAGAAAAATCAGGAGAACACCCTATGA